In Citrus sinensis cultivar Valencia sweet orange chromosome 4, DVS_A1.0, whole genome shotgun sequence, one DNA window encodes the following:
- the LOC102607859 gene encoding maltose excess protein 1, chloroplastic-like isoform X2 → MAAKAFVVHFSAAKPSKEPFYRYPDCLSTSQSLPLKSLSVNKPAGKLNNVLFISHYTLATLHRRLSPVSAGDSDVPHPFHQESANFRSNKAFEEWNSLTAKFSGAANIPFMLLQLPQIILNARNLLAGNKAALLAVPWLGMLTGLLGNLSLLSYFIKKREKEAIVVQTLGVVSTYVVISQLAVGEAMPMPHFIAISVVVATGLVLNFLNYFNMLNTGLWRFWEDVITVGGLTALPQVIWSTFVPTIPNSILPGTIAFVVGVATVVMARMGKLSKQGVKFVRAISGWTATLLFMWMPVSQMWTNFLNPDNIKGLSASSMLLAMIGNGLLIPRALFIRDFMWFTGSSWATLFYGYGNLVCLYCSNVISKEFFLAATAGLVSWIGIALWRDTIAYGFNSPLRSLKELVYGQ, encoded by the exons atggCTGCTAAGGCTTTTGTGGTTCATTTTTCAGCTGCGAAACCTTCTAAGGAACCTTTTTACCGATACCCAGATTGCCTTTCCACGTCTCAATCTCTTCCACTTAAGTCCTTGTCTGTAAACAAGCCTGCTGGCAAGCTTAACAATGTGCTGTTTATAAGTCACTACACGCTTGCTACACTTCATCGCCGACTCAGTCCCGTTTCTGCCGGTGACTCGGATGTGCCTCACCCTTTTCACCAG GAATCGGCAAATTTTAGGAGCAATAAAGCCTTTGAGGAATGGAATTCGTTAACAGCCAAGTTCTCTGGAGCAGCAAATATCCCCTTTATGTTACTGCAACTACCTCAGATAATCCTAAATGCCCGCAATCTGTTAGCAGGAAATAAGGCTGCCCTTTTGGCAGTTCCCTGGCTG GGAATGCTGACTGGTTTACTTGGGAATCTCTCACTCCTgtcatattttataaagaagagggagaaagagGCAATAGTTGTTCAAACCTTGGGTGTTGTTTCCACATATGTGGTAATTTCACAGCTTGCTGTGGGAGAAGCAATGCCTATGCCTCACTTCATAGCCATCTCAGTAGTTGTGGCGACTGGTCTTGTTTTAAACTTCCTAAATTACTTTAACATGCTTAATACTGGACTTTGGCGATTCTGGGAAGATGTTATAACAGTTGGCGGACTGACGGCTCTTCCCCAA GTTATATGGTCCACGTTTGTACCCACTATACCAAATAGTATCTTGCCTGGGACTATAGCTTTTGTCGTAGGTGTGGCAACTGTTGTTATG GCAAGAATGGGCAAACTTTCAAAGCAAGGAGTTAAGTTTGTTCGAGCAATTTCTGGATGGACTGCTACACTTCTGTTCATGTGGATGCCAGTTTCACAAATG TGGACAAATTTTCTAAACCCTGATAACATTAAAGGATTATCAGCATCCTCAATGCTGCTTGCAATGATCGGAAATGGACTTCTGATCCCACGTGCACTCTTTATTCGCGATTTCATGTG GTTCACTGGTTCCTCTTGGGCAACTCTATTTTATGGGTATGGAAATCTTGTTTGCCTTTACTg TTCCAATGTTATCAGCAAGGAATTCTTTTTGGCAGCGACAGCTGGTTTAGTTTCCTGGATAG GAATAGCTTTGTGGAGAGACACCATAGCGTATGGATTCAACTCGCCTTTAAGATCTTTGAAAGAGTTGGTTTATGGACAATAA
- the LOC102607859 gene encoding maltose excess protein 1, chloroplastic-like isoform X1, which yields MAAKAFVVHFSAAKPSKEPFYRYPDCLSTSQSLPLKSLSVNKPAGKLNNVLFISHYTLATLHRRLSPVSAGDSDVPHPFHQESANFRSNKAFEEWNSLTAKFSGAANIPFMLLQLPQIILNARNLLAGNKAALLAVPWLVRKQQEFVIFESIVYKFFLLLQGMLTGLLGNLSLLSYFIKKREKEAIVVQTLGVVSTYVVISQLAVGEAMPMPHFIAISVVVATGLVLNFLNYFNMLNTGLWRFWEDVITVGGLTALPQVIWSTFVPTIPNSILPGTIAFVVGVATVVMARMGKLSKQGVKFVRAISGWTATLLFMWMPVSQMWTNFLNPDNIKGLSASSMLLAMIGNGLLIPRALFIRDFMWFTGSSWATLFYGYGNLVCLYCSNVISKEFFLAATAGLVSWIGIALWRDTIAYGFNSPLRSLKELVYGQ from the exons atggCTGCTAAGGCTTTTGTGGTTCATTTTTCAGCTGCGAAACCTTCTAAGGAACCTTTTTACCGATACCCAGATTGCCTTTCCACGTCTCAATCTCTTCCACTTAAGTCCTTGTCTGTAAACAAGCCTGCTGGCAAGCTTAACAATGTGCTGTTTATAAGTCACTACACGCTTGCTACACTTCATCGCCGACTCAGTCCCGTTTCTGCCGGTGACTCGGATGTGCCTCACCCTTTTCACCAG GAATCGGCAAATTTTAGGAGCAATAAAGCCTTTGAGGAATGGAATTCGTTAACAGCCAAGTTCTCTGGAGCAGCAAATATCCCCTTTATGTTACTGCAACTACCTCAGATAATCCTAAATGCCCGCAATCTGTTAGCAGGAAATAAGGCTGCCCTTTTGGCAGTTCCCTGGCTGGTAAGGAAACAGCaggaatttgtaatctttgagAGCATTGTTTATAAGTTTTTCCTCTTGTTGCAG GGAATGCTGACTGGTTTACTTGGGAATCTCTCACTCCTgtcatattttataaagaagagggagaaagagGCAATAGTTGTTCAAACCTTGGGTGTTGTTTCCACATATGTGGTAATTTCACAGCTTGCTGTGGGAGAAGCAATGCCTATGCCTCACTTCATAGCCATCTCAGTAGTTGTGGCGACTGGTCTTGTTTTAAACTTCCTAAATTACTTTAACATGCTTAATACTGGACTTTGGCGATTCTGGGAAGATGTTATAACAGTTGGCGGACTGACGGCTCTTCCCCAA GTTATATGGTCCACGTTTGTACCCACTATACCAAATAGTATCTTGCCTGGGACTATAGCTTTTGTCGTAGGTGTGGCAACTGTTGTTATG GCAAGAATGGGCAAACTTTCAAAGCAAGGAGTTAAGTTTGTTCGAGCAATTTCTGGATGGACTGCTACACTTCTGTTCATGTGGATGCCAGTTTCACAAATG TGGACAAATTTTCTAAACCCTGATAACATTAAAGGATTATCAGCATCCTCAATGCTGCTTGCAATGATCGGAAATGGACTTCTGATCCCACGTGCACTCTTTATTCGCGATTTCATGTG GTTCACTGGTTCCTCTTGGGCAACTCTATTTTATGGGTATGGAAATCTTGTTTGCCTTTACTg TTCCAATGTTATCAGCAAGGAATTCTTTTTGGCAGCGACAGCTGGTTTAGTTTCCTGGATAG GAATAGCTTTGTGGAGAGACACCATAGCGTATGGATTCAACTCGCCTTTAAGATCTTTGAAAGAGTTGGTTTATGGACAATAA
- the LOC102607563 gene encoding septin and tuftelin-interacting protein 1 homolog 1: MDEDQEMEKFGMDNDFEGGQWINGEFYYKKRRAKPTQTKDDVLYGVFADDSDEDDDDGYSSKKRRKDRDFGRKADLTKPVNFVSTGTVMPEQEIDKNVKEENVDMFEDDDSGNRSGVGLGFGSGNPASASGLGFSASNSKKSDNGVKVSDEACDGDDSFLQTPFGRRIKEEAQRKEKEREMEKEREKLRSEKRTQGGKGGDIGVGNVVMKMMEKMGWYKGRGLGKDEQGITAPIEARLRPKNMGMGYNDFKETEAAKLPGLEKLEDKKTAGQQQLKGRNKERLWSKLKVKKKEEYITAEELLENKREQVVQKVIDMRGPQVRVLTNLENLDAEEKARENDVPMPELQHNVRLIVDLAEVDIQKIDKDLNNARETALSLQKEKENLEKTAVEQKQQLDNMETIVNVLGQIEKEHTLGTLTLVSLANYFSDLHKRFANDYKLCNLASIACSFALPLFIRMFQGWDPLQNPSHKMEVVLMWKNVLQTDDSQDIWDLSTPYSQLISEVVLPAVRIAGINTWDPRDPEQMLRFLESWEKLLPSSVLHTILDTVVLPKLTSAVDSWDPRRETVPIHVWVHPWLPLLGHKLEGLFQMIRMKLSNVLDAWHPSDASAYTILSPWKTVFDSASWEQLMRRYIVPKLQIALQEFQINPLEQKLDQFNWVMPWASAVPTHLMVDLMERFFFTKWLHVLYHWLNTAPDFEEIHRWYLGWKGLIPEELLANQNIRAQLNVGLDMMSQAAEGGIVVQPGTVENISYLKAREQRQFEAQQKAAAQAQQAAAAAAGLGSATQMNGMDGRQMTLKEVIEAYAQQHELLFKPKPGRMHNGQQIYGFGNISIYVDSLNQMLYAQKPEGWTPVTLDTLLKMHHNSLTRRR, translated from the exons ATGGACGAAGACCAGGAGATGGAGAAATTCGGAATGGACAACGACTTCGAAGGCGGCCAGTGGATAAACGGGGAGTTCTATTACAAGAAACGCAGAGCGAAGCCGACGCAAACTAAAGACGACGTCTTGTACGGCGTTTTCGCCGACGATTCCGACGAAGATGACGACGATGGTTACTCCTCCAAAAAGCGAAGAAAAGACCGCGATTTTGGACGAAAGGCCGATTTGACGAAGCCCgttaattttgtttcaacaG GTACTGTGATGCCTGAGCAAGAGATTGATAAGAATGTGAAAGAAGAGAATGTTGATATGTTTGAAGATGATGATAGTGGAAATAGGTCTGGTGTAGGTCTTGGTTTTGGATCTGGGAATCCTGCTTCTGCTTCAGGGTTAGGGTTCAGTGCGAGTAATTCGAAGAAAAGTGATAATGGGGTGAAAGTGAGTGATGAGGCATGTGATGGTGATGATAGCTTCTTACAGACTCCATTTGGCAGGAGGATAAAGGAAGAGGCGCAGAGGAAGGAGAAGGAGAGGGAGATGGAGAAGGAGAGGGAGAAGTTGAGATCAGAGAAAAGAACTCAAGGAGGAAAAGGTGGAGATATTGGTGTCGGCAACGTTGTGATGAAAATGATGGAGAAAATGGGGTGGTATAAAGGACGTGGATTGGGGAAGGATGAGCAAGGGATTACGGCACCGATTGAAGCAAGGTTGAGACCGAAGAATATGGGAATGGGATACAACGATTTTAAGGAGACTGAAGCAGCAAAGTTGCCAGGTTTGGAGAAATTGGAAGACAAGAAGACTGCAGGGCAGCAGCAACTGAAAGGGAGAAATAAGGAGAGGCTTTGGTCAAAGCTGAAGGTGAAGAAGAAGGAAGAGTATATTACAGCAGAGGAGTTgttggaaaataaaagagaacaGGTTGTTCAGAAAGTGATTGATATGCGAGGGCCACAGGTTAGGGTTTTGACAAACTTGGAGAATTTGGATGCTGAAGAAAAGGCAAGGGAGAATGATGTTCCAATGCCTGAGCTGCAGCATAATGTGAGGTTGATTGTGGATCTGGCTGAGGTTGATATCCAGAAGATTGATAAAGATTTGAATAACGCGAGGGAGACAGCGTTGAGCTTGCAAAAGGAGAAGGAGAATTTGGAAAAGACAGCCGTGGAACAGAAACAGCAGTTGGATAATATGGAGACAATTGTTAATGTCCTGGGCCAAATTGAGAAAGAGCATACATTAGGAACATTAACGTTGGTCTCGCTCGCAAATTATTTCAGCGACTTACATAAGAGATTTGCTAATGATTATAAGCTTTGTAACTTGGCCTCTATTGCTTGCTCATTTGCCTTGCCCTTGTTTATAAGGATGTTCCAAGGTTGGGATCCTCTCCAAAATCCATCTCATAAAATGGAGGTGGTATTGATGTGGAAGAATGTGCTACAAACCGATGATAGTCAAGATATATGGGATTTATCAACGCCATATTCTCAGTTGATATCAGAAGTTGTTTTACCTGCTGTGAGAATAGCTGGCATCAATACCTGGGATCCCAGAGACCCTGAGCAGATGCTTAGATTTTTGGAGTCTTGGGAAAAGTTGCTGCCATCTTCAGTTCTTCATACCATATTGGATACAGTAGTTTTGCCAAAATTGACAAGTGCTGTGGATTCATGGGACCCACGTCGTGAAACTGTTCCAATCCATGTTTGGGTTCATCCATGGCTGCCATTGTTGGGACATAAATTGGAGGGTTTGTTTCAGATGATACGCATGAAGTTGAGTAATGTTCTTGATGCTTGGCATCCAAGTGATGCATCTGCTTACACCATTTTGTCACCTTGGAAGACTGTGTTCGATTCAGCAAGTTGGGAACAGCTTATGCGTCGATATATAGTTCCAAAGTTGCAGATTGCCCTTCAAGAATTCCAAATAAATCCTCTAGAACAGAAGCTTGATCAGTTCAATTGGGTTATGCCGTGGGCTTCTGCTGTTCCAACTCATCTTATGGTTGATTTGATGGAGAGATTCTTCTTCACCAAGTGGCTGCACGTTTTGTATCATTGGTTAAACACAGCTCCAgactttgaagaaattcatAGATGGTATTTAGGTTGGAAAGGACTTATTCCAGAGGAACTTTTAGCAAATCAAAATATTCGGGCTCAGCTTAATGTTGGTCTTGACATGATGTCCCAAGCTGCCGAAGGTGGGATTGTGGTCCAACCTGGTACGGTAGAGAACATTAGTTATCTTAAGGCCCGGGAGCAGAGACAGTTTGAGGCGCAGCAGAAAGCAGCAGCACAAGCTCAACAAGCAGCTGCTGCAGCAGCAGGCCTAGGTAGTGCAACCCAGATGAATGGTATGGATGGGCGTCAAATGACTTTGAAAGAAGTCATTGAGGCTTATGCCCAGCAACATGAGTTGCTATTTAAGCCTAAACCTGGCAGGATGCATAATGGTCAGCAAATTT